The following coding sequences lie in one Pseudorasbora parva isolate DD20220531a chromosome 18, ASM2467924v1, whole genome shotgun sequence genomic window:
- the LOC137046221 gene encoding serine/threonine-protein kinase pim-1-like, with protein MGQRLSRKENAKGGGECVHWGNLCTPLTPTDHKAEHHPRPDETPGGIGEGGEQERREKEKKKKKKRTFRKLVASFFCFSCPKSTKAQGAQVEQGLVEEDTDEPPSRSCTEDQTSLQDVILTVEDNDHQEPPSSSPELSPATDDDQQVEDVLSQDQDSPASLSVGEISPHLLRQLDRDEIKRIEYHICWKYASGKKIGEGGFGSVFEGTRCKDGLQVAVKLTAKTKNTPYISLPNHHRPVPLEVALTLMANQGPRCRHIIELLDWQDHPDKYVMVLERPLPCMDMQRFWMNKGRLFSEELERHLMCQVIDAAAICCSRGVFHRDVKMQNLLVNTETLEVKLIDFGCGDRLISSSYKTYSGTERYCPPEYFEKGEYYGKQATVWSLGVLLFTMITSLFPDSSDIELMDADVWFQPGFSDECCRFIRGCLKSEPEQRLHLEEMLSQDWFKLTERRLKPV; from the exons ATGGGACAGCGACTATCTCGTAAAGAGAACGCTAAGGGAGGTGGTGAGTGCGTGCACTGGGGAAATCTCTGTACACCACTGACACCCACCGACCACAAGGCGGAGCACCACCCTCGTCCTGACGAGACGCCTGGGGGTATCGGTGAGGGAGGCGAGCAGGAGAGAAGggagaaggagaagaagaaaaagaagaagaggacCTTTCGAAAGTTGGTTGcctctttcttttgtttttcttgcCCCAAATCCACCAAAGCTCAGGGTGCGCAGGTGGAACAGGGTTTGGTGGAAGAGGACACTGATGAACCCCCATCCAGGAGCTGTACTGAAG ATCAGACTTCTCTACAGGACGTCATCCTTACTGTAGAGGACAATGATCATCAGGAACCTCCTTCCAGTAGTCCTGAACTCTCCCCTGCTACTGATGATGACCAGCAAGTGGAGGACGTCCTGTCTCAAGATCAGGATAGTCCAGCCAGTCTGTCAGTGGGTGAGATCTCACCACATCTGCTGAGACAGCTGGACCGTGATGAGATCAAGAGGATCGAGT aCCACATTTGCTGGAAATACGCCAGCGGCAAGAAGATAGGGGAAGGAGGATTCGGCTCTGTCTTTGAAGGGACCAGATGCAAAGATGGCCTTCAGGTTGCTGTGAAATTGACAGCAAAGACAAAGAACACCCCATACATCAGCCTT CCTAACCATCACAGACCAGTTCCTCTTGAAGTGGCCCTGACACTCATGGCCAATCAAGGGCCCAGATGTCGCCACATCATAGAGCTGCTGGACTGGCAGGACCATCCTGACAAGTACGTCATGGTCTTGGAGCGCCCGTTGCCCTGCATGGACATGCAAAGGTTTTGGATGAATAAAGGCAGACTCTTCAGTGAGGAGTTGGAGCGTCACCTAATGTGTCAGGTGATTGACGCTGCTGCCATCTGCTGTTCCCGGGGAGTCTTCCACAGGGATGTCAAGATGCAGAACCTCCTGGTCAACACAGAGACACTAGAGGTCAAATTGATTGATTTCGGCTGTGGGGACCGCCTGATAAGCTCATCCTACAAAACCTACTCTG GAACAGAAAGGTACTGCCCCCCAGAGTATTTTGAAAAGGGAGAGTACTATGGGAAGCAGGCAACGGTGTGGTCGCTGGGGGTGCTGCTGTTTACTATGATTACCAGCCTTTTCCCAGACAGCAGCGATATCGAGTTGATGGATGCCGATGTCTGGTTCCAGCCGGGCTTCTCAGATG aatgctgtcgTTTTATTCGGGGTTGCCTGAAGAGCGAGCCAGAGCAGAGGCTTCATCTGGAGGAGATGCTCTCTCAGGACTGGTTCAAG CTAACAGAAAGAAGACTGAAGCCCGTCTAA